In Necator americanus strain Aroian chromosome IV, whole genome shotgun sequence, the following proteins share a genomic window:
- a CDS encoding hypothetical protein (NECATOR_CHRIV.G15639.T1): MKNLSFVLILAFFIPSQAGKSCEPLPDTPTARLMYYGKNSIYVLPQEPLSEGTVAKLNCNFDTVAEGETSTTCVDGRWDNIPLGMCVKNVSMFTS, from the exons ATGAAAAATCTATCGTTTGTCTTAATTCTAGCGTTCTTCATTCCCAGTCAAGCAG GAAAATCATGCGAACCGCTACCGGACACTCCTACTGCACGACTGATGTACTACGGCAAGAACAGCATTTACGTTCTACCTCAAGAACCATTGAGCGAAGGAACCGTGGCTAAACTGAATTGCAACTTCGATACGGTAGCGGAGG gagaaactTCAACGACATGTGTAGATGGACGGTGGGACAATATACCTCTTGGGATGTGTGTTAAAAATGTTTCGATGTTTACTTcttga
- a CDS encoding hypothetical protein (NECATOR_CHRIV.G15639.T2), with translation MKNLSFVLILAFFIPSQAGKSCEPLPDTPTARLMYYGKNSIYVLPQEPLSEGTVAKLNCNFDTVAEGETSTTCVDGRRNPTSSLVHGSRTPLWITSEQPDNEICLPMRSALIERGCTRTTDTTGGRPFGDFWE, from the exons ATGAAAAATCTATCGTTTGTCTTAATTCTAGCGTTCTTCATTCCCAGTCAAGCAG GAAAATCATGCGAACCGCTACCGGACACTCCTACTGCACGACTGATGTACTACGGCAAGAACAGCATTTACGTTCTACCTCAAGAACCATTGAGCGAAGGAACCGTGGCTAAACTGAATTGCAACTTCGATACGGTAGCGGAGG gagaaactTCAACGACATGTGTAGATGGACG ACGCAATCCTACATCATCTTTAGTTCATGGTTCGCGGACACCGCTTTGGATAACCTCTGAGCAACCTGACAACGAAATTTGCTTGCCCATGCGTTCAGCACTCATTGAACGCGGATGTACAAGAACCACTGACACCACTGGTGGACGACCATTTGGAGACTTCTGGGAGTAA
- a CDS encoding hypothetical protein (NECATOR_CHRIV.G15638.T2), whose translation MITSLCLLLSLFGLIDTQKLVVIIAEGLSGAHFHRFSHLSGLRLFEEEGVWSTRLFPVFPTLPLPNRHTLLTGVLPRKHGMMNDFVFNWRTGQEFLNFTLDSDFKKSEWWMTDPIYVTATEAKASVAMFFFPECNVNWMPAPHLCIPPREDGLTFADERIAKIVVEATMSHDLVLVYHPNIREQIASIGPKRSNERTATEVDQFQQALERLTAQARERIDLNVIVVSPHGLVDVPRRNIRVLDDYLPMELLQVTIGSGAVKQLIAQPGKTHQVYSQLRNHTPIPNVKIYYTAPKVGDLPEWYHYKKSSTVPDLVLVAQPGYAIVTRDFGKQIPPATPNEIKAGMSGYNNHYPDMLGVFLAYGPGLHCFCVGVVIAEQLHSRSHSLFRKGYHKGPLELCDVYTLMCSLLRIDDCNTSCGRILRIDDVLTSDTRVAVRAKLHASINRASFVDVAIAVVVVVVVVMLL comes from the exons ATGATTACTTCCCTTTGTTTATTGCTTTCGCTTTTCGGACTCATAGATACACAGAAGCTTGTCGTCATTATAG CTGAAGGTCTCAGTGGAGCACATTTTCATCgattttctcatctttctGGATTACGACTATTTGAAGAGGAAGGAGTATGGTCAACCCGGCTTTTCCCTGTATTTCCCACGCTACCTTTACCTAATCGCCATACATTATTGACag GGGTACTTCCGCGCAAACATGGAATGATGAACGATTTTGTTTTTAACTGGAGGACCGGTCAGGAATTTCTGAACTTCACACTAGATTCCGATTTCAAGAAGAG TGAATGGTGGATGACTGATCCTATCTATGTGACAGCTACTGAAGCAAAAGCATCAGTtgctatgtttttctttccggaATGTAAC GTGAATTGGATGCCAGCACCCCACCTATGCATTCCACCACGGGAAGACGGCTTGACATTTGCGGATGAACGGATAGCGAAGATCGTCGTCGAGGCAACAAT GTCCCACGATTTGGTGCTGGTCTATCATCCGAATATTCGTGAACAGATAGCTAGTATTGGTCCAAAGAGATCAAACGAACGAACTGCTACAGAAGTAGATCAATTTCAACAG GCTCTTGAACGGCTCACCGCACAAGCTCGCGAACGAATTGATTTAAATGTGATAGTGGTCTCACCTCATGGTCTTGTTGATGTTCCTAGAAGAAATATAAG GGTTTTGGATGACTACCTCCCTATGGAATTGCTGCAGGTGACGATTGGAAGTGGAGCTGTGAAGCAGCTGATCGCACAGCCTGGGAAAACACATCAAGTTTACTCGCAGTTGAGGAATCACACACCAATTCCAAACGTGAAAATCTACTATACTGCTCCTAAG gtgggtgaTTTGCCGGAATGGTACCATTACAAAAAATCCTCGACTGTTCCCGATTTGGTGCTTGTGGCACAACCTGGTTATGCTATTGTTACT CGAGATTTTGGGAAGCAGATACCACCGGCGACTCCTAACGAGATCAAGGCTGGAATGAGCGGTTACAACAATCACTATCCAGACATGTTGGGAGTGTTCCTTGCTTATGGACCGG GTCTCCACTGTTTTTGTGTTGGAGTGGTCATCGCAGAACAACTCCACAGCAGAAGTCATTCTT TGTTCCGCAAAGGTTATCATAAAGGACCGCTCGAGTTGTGTGATGTCTACACTTTGATGTGTTCTCTGTTACGAATCGACGATTGCAACACGTCATGTGGAAG AATTCTACGAATCGATGACGTCCTCACAAGTGACACCCGAGTTGCTGTACGAGCAAAATTACATGCATCGATCAATCGTGCGTCTTTTGTGGACGTCGCAAtcgctgttgttgttgttgttgttgttgttatgctattgtaa
- a CDS encoding hypothetical protein (NECATOR_CHRIV.G15638.T1), with amino-acid sequence MITSLCLLLSLFGLIDTQKLVVIIAEGLSGAHFHRFSHLSGLRLFEEEGVWSTRLFPVFPTLPLPNRHTLLTGVLPRKHGMMNDFVFNWRTGQEFLNFTLDSDFKKSEWWMTDPIYVTATEAKASVAMFFFPECNVNWMPAPHLCIPPREDGLTFADERIAKIVVEATMSHDLVLVYHPNIREQIASIGPKRSNERTATEVDQFQQALERLTAQARERIDLNVIVVSPHGLVDVPRRNIRVLDDYLPMELLQVTIGSGAVKQLIAQPGKTHQVYSQLRNHTPIPNVKIYYTAPKVGDLPEWYHYKKSSTVPDLVLVAQPGYAIVTRDFGKQIPPATPNEIKAGMSGYNNHYPDMLGVFLAYGPVFRKGYHKGPLELCDVYTLMCSLLRIDDCNTSCGRILRIDDVLTSDTRVAVRAKLHASINRASFVDVAIAVVVVVVVVMLL; translated from the exons ATGATTACTTCCCTTTGTTTATTGCTTTCGCTTTTCGGACTCATAGATACACAGAAGCTTGTCGTCATTATAG CTGAAGGTCTCAGTGGAGCACATTTTCATCgattttctcatctttctGGATTACGACTATTTGAAGAGGAAGGAGTATGGTCAACCCGGCTTTTCCCTGTATTTCCCACGCTACCTTTACCTAATCGCCATACATTATTGACag GGGTACTTCCGCGCAAACATGGAATGATGAACGATTTTGTTTTTAACTGGAGGACCGGTCAGGAATTTCTGAACTTCACACTAGATTCCGATTTCAAGAAGAG TGAATGGTGGATGACTGATCCTATCTATGTGACAGCTACTGAAGCAAAAGCATCAGTtgctatgtttttctttccggaATGTAAC GTGAATTGGATGCCAGCACCCCACCTATGCATTCCACCACGGGAAGACGGCTTGACATTTGCGGATGAACGGATAGCGAAGATCGTCGTCGAGGCAACAAT GTCCCACGATTTGGTGCTGGTCTATCATCCGAATATTCGTGAACAGATAGCTAGTATTGGTCCAAAGAGATCAAACGAACGAACTGCTACAGAAGTAGATCAATTTCAACAG GCTCTTGAACGGCTCACCGCACAAGCTCGCGAACGAATTGATTTAAATGTGATAGTGGTCTCACCTCATGGTCTTGTTGATGTTCCTAGAAGAAATATAAG GGTTTTGGATGACTACCTCCCTATGGAATTGCTGCAGGTGACGATTGGAAGTGGAGCTGTGAAGCAGCTGATCGCACAGCCTGGGAAAACACATCAAGTTTACTCGCAGTTGAGGAATCACACACCAATTCCAAACGTGAAAATCTACTATACTGCTCCTAAG gtgggtgaTTTGCCGGAATGGTACCATTACAAAAAATCCTCGACTGTTCCCGATTTGGTGCTTGTGGCACAACCTGGTTATGCTATTGTTACT CGAGATTTTGGGAAGCAGATACCACCGGCGACTCCTAACGAGATCAAGGCTGGAATGAGCGGTTACAACAATCACTATCCAGACATGTTGGGAGTGTTCCTTGCTTATGGACCGG TGTTCCGCAAAGGTTATCATAAAGGACCGCTCGAGTTGTGTGATGTCTACACTTTGATGTGTTCTCTGTTACGAATCGACGATTGCAACACGTCATGTGGAAG AATTCTACGAATCGATGACGTCCTCACAAGTGACACCCGAGTTGCTGTACGAGCAAAATTACATGCATCGATCAATCGTGCGTCTTTTGTGGACGTCGCAAtcgctgttgttgttgttgttgttgttgttatgctattgtaa
- a CDS encoding hypothetical protein (NECATOR_CHRIV.G15640.T1), producing MDNIFENISSRMQPNWYGAAQNHMIHSRDYVAQGLQESTVDMDEMCAFMENRFRANGDASDDCTMKGHFQNEPAKPRMAVPENIGRGMEVGIKCIGTDEEKKSRNFIIVTAEKCGNSPKEEDQTKAQQLRTMP from the exons ATGGACAATATCTTCGAGAATATCTCTTCAAGAATGCAGCCGAATTG GTACGGAGCAGCACAGAATCACATGATTCATAGCAGGGACTACGTAGCACAGGGCTTGCAGGAGTCTACTGTAGACATGGACGAGATGTGTGCATTTATGGAGAACCG ATTTCGGGCAAACGGTGATGCATCAGATGATTGCACCATGAAAGgtcattttcaaaatgaacCAGCAAAACCCCGAATGGCAG TTCCAGAGAACATCGGCCGAGGTATGGAAGTTGGGATAAAATGCATTGGAAcggacgaagaaaaaaaatctcgaaatttCATCAT AGTTACTGCCGAGAAATGTGGGAATTCGCCAAAAGAGGAAGACCAAACGAAAGCTCAGCAATTACGAACGATGCCGTAG